In Ostrea edulis chromosome 6, xbOstEdul1.1, whole genome shotgun sequence, a single window of DNA contains:
- the LOC125647638 gene encoding uncharacterized protein LOC125647638 isoform X1 — translation MSGVRIKGLDPKSLSAHLSTRGVSPGGTQSVRDNGISGEMLLEFCEEDIHDAFSIFKDRFIVRKTIREHKQKLLNKPTGLQHQQLFQENASTLTQGDNPVKLATNKTIAPSASQSTSPPSASQSTSPFHSTHTSVAYPRVPTIHHLHYPQQHSRHNQSIKEPFQLLRSHEIKVENVSKPGYSCSNSGSLPSSHMDVQPFPSPVKSPLMHHVVSSSVEERVSRPETVIVPTGEPIMNISQNQVVRSLNIITVEEKQRIRRFSADALLEKKCIRSKPNEAQHLGSLAIRNAAQVAQIWDNPPVLREISGEKKEQFVKSLLSFAPQLADRMDMVWIRLREALQNRRKYLSDKETGKRQTKTQRPSPYEKRTPNSPILLKVTEAGPMIDLTDIK, via the exons ATGTCTGGGGTACGGATCAAAGGTTTGGATCCCAAATCGCTGAGCGCCCATCTCTCCACACGAGGAGTCAGTCCCGGGGGCACTCAAAGTGTTCGAG ACAATGGAATAAGCGGGGAGATGTTATTGGAATTTTGCGAGGAGGACATCCACGATGCCTTCTCCATATTCAAGGACAGATTCATCGTACGAAAAACTATACGTGAACACAAACAGAAACTGTTGAACAAACCCACGGGCCTGCAGCATCAACAGCTTTTCCAAGAGAACGCGTCGACTCTAACACAAGGGGATAACCCTGTGAAACTCGCTACAAATAAAACTATTGCACCAAGCGCGTCACAGTCAACGTCACCGCCAAGTGCGTCACAGTCAACGTCACCTTTTCATTCCACACATACGTCTGTAGCATATCCCAGGGTACCCACAATTCACCATCTTCATTATCCACAGCAACATTCACGCCACAATCAGTCGATCAAAGAACCATTTCAGTTGTTGCGATCACACGAAATTAAGGTGGAAAACGTCAGCAAACCAGGGTATTCTTGCTCCAACAGTGGTTCCTTGCCGTCATCACACATGGATGTTCAACCATTTCCTTCGCCAGTCAAAAGTCCTCTTATGCACCACGTGGTATCTAGTTCTGTTGAGGAACGTGTTTCTAGACCGGAAACCGTCATAGTTCCCACAGGAGAACCAATAATGAATATTTCGCAGAATCAAGTTGTCCGATCATTGAACATCATCACGGTGGAAGAGAAACAGAGGATAAGGAGATTTAGTGCGGATGCTCTCTTAGAGAAAAAATGTATTCGTAGCAAACCGAACGAGGCTCAACATTTGGGATCCCTAGCAATCCGCAACGCTGCTCAGGTAGCTCAGATATGGGATAATCCTCCTGTTCTCCGGGAAATTTCAGGTGAAAAGAAAGAACAGTTTGTAAAGTCATTATTGTCCTTCGCCCCTCAGTTAGCAGACAGAATGGACATGGTATGGATCAGATTGCGCGAGGCCCTACAGAACCGCCGGAAGTACTTGTCAGACAAAGAAACAGGAAAAAGACAGACCAAAACACAGCGGCCTAGTCCTTACGAGAAGAGAACCCCTAACAGCCCCATTTTGCTGAAAGTGACGGAGGCGGGGCCAATGATAGATCTTACAGACATTAAGTAG